Genomic window (Candidatus Vicinibacter proximus):
TGCAGGTAAAAAAATTTATCTCTGTAATGGCTCTGCTTGTCTTACTGCAGGGACGCAAAATGCCGTACAATCAGCCCTTGAGGCTCAATTTGATAAATCAGAAATTGGTGAAATGTGTTGTCTTGGACGATGTCATGAAAACAAAGCTTTTCACTTTGAAGGACATAATTATTCAGGAGATTCTATTCATAAATTAGATTCTATTCTTAAAGGTGAAACATTAGAAAAGGACAAATATTCCGTAAAACACATAGGTCATCAAATTCTTACTGGAGCGCAACTTTCCCTAGACACCATTTCTAAACACTTAAAGGATTTTCTATCTCAAAAGCCAGAAGTATTGCTTGAAAAAGTTAAAATTTCAGGCATCCGTGGTAGAGGAGGTGCCGGATTTCCAATGGCAATAAAGTTGGAAGGGTGCGCCAAAGCTGTAGCAACTCAAAAATTTATCGTTTGTAACGCAGATGAAGGGGATCCCGGTTCTTATTCCGACCGATATTTACTGGAACATCAACCATATCTTGTCCTAATCGGATTATGGATCTCGGCATATATAACCGGTGCAAACAAAGCTGTAGTTTACATACGGGCTGAATATCCTGAATCTGTAAGAATCATGAATCAGGCAGTACAGGATTTTAGAAACCAAGGATTTGTTGGCAATGCAATTTTTGGCAGTAATTTTAATTTTGATTTTAAGATTATAAAAGCACAGGGTGCATATATCTGTGGAGAAGAAACAGCTCTGCTTTCTTCAATTGAGGGTCAAAGACCTGAGGTAAGAGTTAGGCCACCCTTTCCGGTTCAAGAGGGATTATTTAGAAAACCTACTGTTGTCAATAATGTTGAGACTGTTGCAAATCTCTTGTTTATTTGCAGTATGGGTGGAGAAGCTTACGCAGCAATTGGAACACCTAAATCAACAGGAACAAAATTAGTTTCTTTGGACAGTGCGTTTTTTTCGCCCGGAATTTTTGAAGCCGACATGGGCACCCCTTTAAAAACAGTTTTTCAAGAGCTTGGGTCGGGTTTTAAAAGACCGGTTAAAGCGGTACATATCGGTGGGCCATTAGGTGGATTGGTTCCAGTTTCCAAAATACCTGACCTAACCTTGGATTTTGAATCTTTTGCCCAGAATGGTTTTATGATGGGTCATGCATCCGTCGTCAGTGTCCCGGAAGAATTTCCCATGATTGAATATCTGGAACACCTATTTTCTTTTACAGCGCATGAAAGCTGTGGAAAATGTTTTCCTTGTCGCCTTGGTTCCACAAGAGGAAAAGAATTAATACAAAAAGCCCAAAATGACCATACCTATAAAATTGATTTAAAACTAATGGATGATCTGTTAGATACAATGAAACGTGGGTCTCTTTGTGCCTTAGGTGGTGGAATTCCACTCCCGTTTACAAATGCAATGAAATATTTTAAAGAAGAACTTTCT
Coding sequences:
- a CDS encoding NAD(P)H-dependent oxidoreductase subunit E; translated protein: MSKNLSHLSGRKGIEKNLFEYIGRVAEENGQLSKEEISSIAEEFLMGTANIFGTASFYDFTRPENAGKKIYLCNGSACLTAGTQNAVQSALEAQFDKSEIGEMCCLGRCHENKAFHFEGHNYSGDSIHKLDSILKGETLEKDKYSVKHIGHQILTGAQLSLDTISKHLKDFLSQKPEVLLEKVKISGIRGRGGAGFPMAIKLEGCAKAVATQKFIVCNADEGDPGSYSDRYLLEHQPYLVLIGLWISAYITGANKAVVYIRAEYPESVRIMNQAVQDFRNQGFVGNAIFGSNFNFDFKIIKAQGAYICGEETALLSSIEGQRPEVRVRPPFPVQEGLFRKPTVVNNVETVANLLFICSMGGEAYAAIGTPKSTGTKLVSLDSAFFSPGIFEADMGTPLKTVFQELGSGFKRPVKAVHIGGPLGGLVPVSKIPDLTLDFESFAQNGFMMGHASVVSVPEEFPMIEYLEHLFSFTAHESCGKCFPCRLGSTRGKELIQKAQNDHTYKIDLKLMDDLLDTMKRGSLCALGGGIPLPFTNAMKYFKEELSPYFK